The following are encoded in a window of Paenibacillaceae bacterium GAS479 genomic DNA:
- a CDS encoding serine O-acetyltransferase, translated as MLRHIKSDIRAVFDNDPAARSMFEVVFTYSGLHAIWAHRVAHMLFKRKFYTLARIVSQVSRFMTGIEIHPGARIGNRLFIDHGMGVVIGETCEIGDDVVIYQGVTLGGTGKEKGKRHPTIGSNVVIGSGAKVLGSFRVGENCNIGSNSVVLREVPDNSTVVGNPGRIVKRNGQRVGDRLDHTQLPDPVIEMFRSMQNEINTLRAEVNSLRESSVAEREPSEQQPVKMPVGGGEL; from the coding sequence ATGTTACGACATATTAAGTCCGATATTCGTGCGGTGTTCGACAACGATCCCGCCGCGCGCAGCATGTTCGAGGTCGTATTTACCTATTCCGGCCTGCATGCGATCTGGGCGCACCGGGTTGCGCATATGCTGTTCAAGCGGAAGTTTTACACGCTGGCGCGTATCGTTTCTCAGGTAAGCCGATTTATGACGGGAATTGAAATCCATCCTGGAGCGAGAATCGGCAATCGGTTGTTCATCGATCACGGCATGGGTGTGGTCATTGGGGAAACATGCGAGATCGGCGATGATGTGGTTATTTACCAAGGCGTGACGCTGGGGGGAACCGGCAAAGAGAAGGGCAAGCGGCACCCGACAATCGGCAGCAATGTGGTCATTGGGTCCGGAGCCAAGGTGCTTGGCTCATTCCGTGTCGGGGAAAATTGCAATATCGGCTCCAACTCCGTCGTTCTACGCGAAGTACCGGATAACAGCACCGTTGTGGGCAATCCCGGTCGTATCGTCAAGCGCAACGGACAACGTGTGGGTGATCGGCTTGATCACACGCAGCTGCCCGATCCTGTCATCGAGATGTTCCGAAGCATGCAAAATGAAATCAATACCCTGAGGGCCGAAGTGAATTCGCTGCGCGAGAGCAGTGTAGCGGAGCGGGAGCCCTCAGAGCAGCAACCGGTTAAGATGCCGGTAGGTGGAGGCGAACTGTAA
- a CDS encoding nondiscriminating glutamyl-tRNA synthetase, translating to MAQANQEVRVRYAPSPTGHLHIGNARTALFNYLYARRQGGKFIVRIEDTDVKRNVAGGEESQLKFMNWLGITWDESVDIGGGYGPYRQTERLDIYNAYWQQLLDQGLAYRCYCTEQELEQEREEQTARGETPRYSGRHRNLTPEQEAAFEAEGRVASIRFRVPEDRTYTWNDMVKGTISIDTKETGDFVIVKKDGIPTYNFAVAVDDHEMRISHVLRGEDHISNTPRQLMIYEALGWEPPLFAHMTLIVNEQRKKLSKRDESIIQFIEQYEQLGYLPETLFNFIALLGWSPEGEQELFTREELVEVFDSARLSRSPAVFDTTKLAWMNNEYIKKLDLPRLVDLCLPHLQKAGRVSGEPDAREREWVTSLIDLYRDKLRWGAEIVELTELFFLESFEDEAEAREVLAEETVPQVLSAFLAGLETLEPEAWNEDSVKALIKSVQKETGCKGKALFMPIRAAITGQTHGSDLNRTIVLLGSEKVAARLRARLQG from the coding sequence ATGGCACAAGCTAATCAGGAGGTCCGCGTCCGCTACGCCCCGTCCCCGACGGGTCATCTGCATATCGGCAACGCGCGCACGGCTCTGTTCAATTATTTATATGCTCGCAGGCAAGGCGGCAAGTTTATCGTCCGCATCGAGGATACGGATGTGAAGCGCAATGTAGCCGGTGGCGAGGAAAGCCAGCTTAAGTTCATGAATTGGCTTGGCATTACGTGGGACGAGAGCGTTGACATCGGTGGGGGTTACGGCCCCTATCGCCAAACGGAGCGTCTCGACATCTACAACGCCTATTGGCAGCAATTGTTGGACCAAGGACTTGCGTACCGCTGCTACTGCACGGAGCAAGAGCTTGAGCAGGAGCGCGAGGAGCAGACGGCACGCGGAGAGACGCCGCGCTACTCGGGCCGTCACCGGAATTTGACGCCGGAGCAGGAGGCTGCGTTTGAGGCGGAAGGCCGCGTCGCAAGCATTCGTTTCCGTGTTCCAGAGGACCGTACTTACACCTGGAACGACATGGTCAAAGGTACGATCAGCATCGATACGAAGGAGACGGGCGATTTTGTCATCGTGAAAAAAGACGGAATCCCGACCTACAACTTCGCAGTAGCGGTTGACGACCATGAGATGCGTATCTCCCATGTGCTGCGGGGCGAGGATCATATCTCCAATACACCGCGTCAACTGATGATCTATGAAGCTCTCGGCTGGGAGCCGCCGTTGTTCGCTCATATGACGCTTATCGTCAACGAGCAGCGCAAAAAGCTTAGCAAGCGCGATGAGTCGATCATTCAATTCATCGAGCAATACGAGCAGCTCGGCTATTTGCCGGAGACGTTGTTCAACTTCATCGCTTTGCTCGGCTGGTCGCCGGAGGGCGAGCAGGAGCTGTTCACTCGTGAGGAACTAGTGGAAGTATTCGATTCTGCGCGCCTCAGCCGCAGTCCAGCCGTGTTCGACACGACCAAGCTGGCCTGGATGAACAATGAATATATCAAAAAGCTGGATCTGCCGCGTCTTGTCGATCTATGTCTGCCCCATTTGCAAAAGGCTGGCCGTGTCAGCGGAGAGCCGGACGCGCGGGAGCGCGAATGGGTCACTAGCTTAATTGACCTGTACCGCGACAAGCTGCGCTGGGGAGCGGAAATCGTGGAGCTGACCGAGCTGTTCTTCCTGGAATCTTTCGAGGATGAGGCGGAAGCTCGCGAAGTACTGGCGGAAGAGACCGTTCCGCAGGTTTTGTCGGCTTTCCTCGCAGGACTGGAAACGCTGGAGCCTGAAGCTTGGAACGAAGATAGTGTGAAGGCGCTCATCAAGTCGGTCCAAAAGGAAACCGGCTGCAAAGGCAAAGCGCTGTTCATGCCGATCCGCGCCGCCATTACCGGTCAAACACATGGCTCCGACCTGAACCGCACGATCGTGCTGCTTGGCAGCGAAAAGGTAGCCGCACGGCTGCGCGCTCGGCTGCAAGGCTAA
- a CDS encoding 2-C-methyl-D-erythritol 2,4-cyclodiphosphate synthase, whose protein sequence is MIRIGQGFDVHQLVEGRPCIIGGVTIPYEKGLLGHSDADVLLHTIADALLGALALGDIGKHFPDTDPAFKDADSLKLLEHVWALIKERGYRLGNLDCTIIAQAPKMAPYIPAMAAIIAQALEATQDQVNVKATTTEKLGFPGRGEGIAAQAVVCLVKNML, encoded by the coding sequence ATGATTCGGATAGGACAAGGCTTTGACGTGCATCAGCTAGTGGAGGGGCGCCCTTGTATCATCGGAGGTGTGACCATTCCCTATGAAAAAGGTCTTCTCGGCCATTCCGATGCGGATGTGCTGCTCCACACGATTGCCGATGCTCTGCTCGGCGCACTGGCGTTGGGCGACATCGGCAAGCATTTTCCCGATACGGATCCTGCGTTCAAGGACGCAGACAGCCTGAAGCTGCTAGAGCATGTATGGGCGCTGATCAAAGAGCGCGGCTACCGCCTCGGCAATCTGGACTGCACGATCATCGCACAAGCGCCTAAAATGGCGCCGTATATTCCGGCAATGGCTGCAATAATCGCCCAAGCACTGGAAGCGACGCAGGATCAGGTGAATGTAAAAGCGACAACAACGGAGAAGCTCGGTTTCCCTGGCAGGGGCGAGGGCATCGCGGCTCAAGCGGTTGTCTGCCTTGTCAAGAATATGCTATGA
- a CDS encoding 2-C-methyl-D-erythritol 4-phosphate cytidylyltransferase, with protein MTTSKERLHVDDMDKPRWGAVIVAAGRGTRMGTAESKQFLELRGKPVLIHTLELFQSMEEIGEIVLVTGADDVERCREWCRSYRLSKVTAVLEGGSERQHSVRLGMTGLRSEWALVHDGVRPLVTANTVRLCLQRAEETGAAVLAVPVKDTIKQVDEGGVITATPDRRSLWAIQTPQAFRRVRLLEAHDQALRDGFLGTDDAMAVERLGDSVSVAEGEYTNIKITTPEDLPYAEFLLEQRERGSKI; from the coding sequence TTGACAACGAGTAAGGAACGTCTACACGTCGACGATATGGACAAGCCTCGCTGGGGCGCGGTCATCGTCGCCGCCGGACGCGGTACGCGCATGGGCACTGCCGAGAGCAAGCAGTTCCTGGAGCTGCGCGGCAAGCCCGTGCTGATCCATACATTGGAGCTGTTCCAGAGTATGGAGGAGATTGGGGAGATCGTGCTCGTGACGGGAGCGGACGATGTGGAGCGGTGCCGGGAATGGTGCCGCTCTTATCGCTTGTCTAAGGTGACGGCGGTGCTGGAGGGCGGCAGCGAGCGACAGCATTCCGTGCGGCTCGGCATGACCGGGCTGCGATCGGAGTGGGCGCTAGTCCATGACGGCGTGCGGCCGCTCGTAACGGCCAATACTGTGCGCCTCTGCCTGCAGCGGGCCGAGGAGACGGGAGCGGCCGTACTGGCCGTGCCGGTCAAGGACACGATTAAGCAGGTGGACGAGGGCGGCGTCATCACGGCGACGCCAGACCGGAGAAGCTTGTGGGCGATCCAAACGCCGCAAGCTTTTCGCCGTGTCCGGCTGTTGGAGGCGCATGACCAGGCGCTGCGCGACGGCTTCCTCGGCACCGATGATGCGATGGCGGTCGAGCGTCTTGGCGATTCGGTATCGGTCGCTGAGGGTGAATATACGAACATCAAGATTACAACGCCAGAGGATCTTCCCTATGCGGAATTCCTTTTGGAACAGCGGGAGAGGGGAAGCAAGATATGA
- a CDS encoding Uncharacterized conserved protein YacL, contains PIN and TRAM domains, whose protein sequence is MVKRILQLLGLVFGGMLGSQVGIGSGGSLPVGLGSYSPLAGGYGSFGYYTGLAVGAFCGLLVATALAGRAQKLLGEGARRAAELPAADLLAGAAGLTAGLVLSALLYPSVSRLPESAAMIVPALLTLGLGYVGLMVGIRKKEELSEGLQMLLQPKALPEPEKVEPVNFEEHKIMDTSVIIDGRIADICKTGFIEGTLVIPEFVLEELQHIADSSDLLKRNRGRRGLDILNKIQKELDVKVMIYEGDFDEISEVDSKLVKLAKVLRGKVLTNDFNLNKVCELQGVSVLNINDLANAVKPVVLPGEEIVVQIIKDGKEHGQGVAYLDDGTMIVVEGGREYIGLTMEVLVTSVLQTSAGRMIFAKPKLLEKAL, encoded by the coding sequence ATGGTTAAACGTATTCTGCAATTACTTGGACTTGTATTTGGCGGTATGCTAGGCTCTCAGGTGGGTATCGGGTCGGGGGGCTCCCTACCGGTTGGACTGGGCAGTTATAGCCCGCTTGCCGGGGGTTACGGCTCATTCGGCTATTACACTGGCTTGGCTGTTGGTGCATTCTGCGGACTGCTTGTGGCAACCGCGCTCGCCGGCCGCGCCCAGAAGCTGCTTGGCGAAGGCGCACGTCGCGCAGCCGAGCTGCCAGCGGCGGATTTGCTGGCCGGAGCCGCAGGCTTGACCGCAGGTCTTGTGCTCTCAGCACTTTTGTATCCGTCCGTATCTCGTCTACCGGAATCGGCGGCGATGATCGTGCCAGCGCTGCTGACGCTCGGCCTAGGTTATGTCGGCTTGATGGTCGGCATCCGCAAGAAAGAGGAACTGTCCGAAGGGCTTCAGATGCTGTTGCAGCCAAAGGCTTTACCGGAGCCGGAAAAGGTTGAGCCCGTTAATTTTGAAGAGCATAAAATTATGGACACCAGCGTCATCATTGATGGCCGCATCGCGGACATCTGCAAAACAGGATTCATTGAAGGTACGCTCGTTATCCCGGAATTCGTGCTGGAGGAGCTGCAGCATATTGCGGATTCATCGGATTTGCTGAAGCGCAATCGCGGTCGTCGCGGCCTGGACATCCTTAATAAGATCCAAAAAGAGCTCGATGTGAAGGTGATGATTTACGAGGGCGACTTTGATGAGATCAGCGAGGTGGACAGCAAGCTTGTAAAGCTCGCCAAGGTGCTGCGCGGCAAGGTGCTGACCAATGACTTCAACCTGAACAAAGTATGTGAGCTGCAAGGCGTGTCCGTGCTCAACATCAACGACTTGGCGAATGCGGTCAAGCCGGTTGTGCTGCCTGGCGAGGAGATCGTCGTGCAAATTATCAAGGACGGCAAAGAGCATGGCCAAGGTGTTGCCTACCTTGATGATGGTACGATGATCGTCGTGGAAGGCGGCCGTGAGTACATCGGCTTGACGATGGAGGTGCTCGTGACGAGCGTCCTGCAAACATCGGCGGGACGGATGATTTTCGCGAAGCCGAAGCTGTTGGAAAAAGCGCTGTAA
- a CDS encoding CDP-diacylglycerol---serine O-phosphatidyltransferase, producing MFAKSLPNLFTIGNLFLGIVAIILVFNDKPEMAAMMVIVAMLLDGVDGRVARALGVTSEFGKELDSLSDVISFGVAPAFIMYVVAFQDLNSDAASWIVTAIFPICGALRLARFNVISGIPGYFVGLPIPAAGGILATLALFYKDIQPWVLMASTLALALLMVSTVKYPNFKKFGLPKSAIWSIPIVVGIAIALGVAFPDQLSKIIFVPLLIYALYGLKKNVNVHGRLRRRSRRAKGDEERRSKRSV from the coding sequence GTGTTTGCAAAATCATTACCGAATCTTTTTACAATAGGAAACCTGTTTCTCGGGATTGTAGCGATCATTCTCGTGTTCAATGATAAACCGGAGATGGCGGCGATGATGGTCATTGTCGCTATGCTGCTGGACGGCGTCGATGGGCGGGTTGCCCGCGCGCTAGGTGTTACAAGTGAGTTTGGCAAAGAGCTTGATTCTTTATCGGATGTCATTTCTTTTGGAGTGGCTCCAGCGTTCATCATGTATGTGGTAGCATTCCAGGATCTTAACTCGGATGCAGCTTCATGGATCGTAACAGCGATCTTCCCGATCTGTGGTGCGCTCCGTCTGGCCCGCTTCAACGTGATCAGCGGTATTCCAGGTTACTTCGTCGGGCTGCCGATTCCGGCTGCCGGCGGCATACTGGCTACGCTAGCGCTGTTCTACAAGGATATCCAGCCTTGGGTGCTCATGGCGAGCACGCTGGCTTTGGCGCTGCTTATGGTCAGCACCGTGAAGTACCCGAACTTTAAAAAGTTCGGCCTGCCGAAGAGTGCGATCTGGAGTATCCCGATCGTCGTAGGAATTGCAATCGCGCTTGGTGTCGCATTCCCGGATCAGCTTAGCAAGATCATTTTCGTGCCGCTGCTGATCTACGCACTCTATGGCCTAAAAAAAAACGTTAATGTTCACGGACGTCTCCGTCGTCGCAGCCGCCGCGCCAAGGGCGACGAGGAGCGTCGCTCGAAACGCAGCGTTTAG
- a CDS encoding diadenylate cyclase, producing MKELKDIEITNHLLQLVAPGTAFREGLDNVLRAKTGALLVVGYSPEVMEVVDGGFSINCDFSPNYLYELAKMDGAIILSEDLKRILYANTQLIPDPSTPSTETGIRHRTAERVAKQTGRLVVSISQRRNIITLYMGNLRYSLKEMGVILTKANQAIQTLEKYKAVLRQSFTNLSALEFEELVTLQEVAHVIHRVEMVLRIKMEIKRYVNELGTEGRLISMQMEELIGGVEEDAWFLLKDYARDNSDERLRDIRMGLKKLSNEELMDAPHVIKLLGYPQGASIADEAVQPRGYRQMYRIPRLPLVIMNNLIERFGNLPNIVMATIAELDEVDGIGEVRARAIKEGLRRIQDQMFIDRQI from the coding sequence ATGAAGGAACTCAAGGACATTGAAATTACGAATCATCTGTTGCAGCTGGTCGCACCCGGTACGGCTTTTCGGGAAGGACTCGACAACGTGCTCCGCGCCAAAACAGGAGCTCTGCTAGTCGTCGGTTACAGCCCCGAAGTGATGGAAGTCGTGGACGGCGGATTCTCGATCAACTGCGATTTTTCACCGAACTATTTGTATGAGCTGGCCAAAATGGACGGTGCTATTATTCTTAGCGAGGATCTCAAACGAATTCTCTATGCTAATACACAGCTGATTCCGGACCCTTCGACCCCTTCCACCGAGACGGGCATTCGTCATCGGACCGCGGAGAGGGTGGCCAAGCAGACGGGGCGTTTAGTGGTCTCAATTTCTCAGCGGCGCAATATTATTACGCTATATATGGGTAATCTTAGGTATTCGCTCAAGGAGATGGGCGTAATCCTCACCAAAGCCAATCAGGCTATTCAAACGTTGGAGAAGTATAAGGCGGTATTGCGCCAGTCGTTCACAAACTTATCCGCGCTGGAATTCGAGGAATTGGTCACGCTTCAAGAAGTAGCTCATGTCATCCATCGGGTAGAGATGGTGCTGCGCATCAAGATGGAAATCAAGCGTTATGTTAACGAGCTTGGTACGGAAGGCAGATTGATCAGCATGCAGATGGAGGAGTTGATCGGCGGCGTCGAGGAGGATGCCTGGTTCCTGCTCAAAGATTATGCCCGCGACAACAGCGACGAGCGGCTGCGCGACATTCGCATGGGGCTCAAAAAGCTCAGCAACGAGGAGCTTATGGATGCGCCGCATGTGATCAAGCTGCTCGGCTATCCGCAAGGAGCATCCATTGCTGACGAGGCTGTGCAGCCGCGCGGCTACCGGCAAATGTACCGGATTCCGCGTTTGCCGCTTGTCATCATGAACAATCTGATCGAGCGCTTCGGCAATTTGCCGAACATCGTCATGGCGACGATCGCGGAGCTTGATGAGGTGGACGGCATCGGAGAGGTTCGTGCACGGGCGATCAAGGAAGGGCTGCGCCGCATCCAAGATCAAATGTTCATTGACAGGCAAATCTGA
- a CDS encoding DNA repair protein RadA/Sms, giving the protein MAKIKVKFACTGCGTESPKWLGKCPGCGEWNTMVEEKEAVVKTAGVGLSSSMSRMTKEKPRSIIDINTGQEPRIESSIGELNRVLGGGVVPGSLILVGGDPGIGKSTLLLQTSHALAAAGLKVLYISGEESVRQTKLRADRLGALTELLYVLCETNMEHINDAIDSLKPDFLVIDSIQTVYDPSVQSAPGSVAQVRECTSHFMRQAKINGIATVLVGHVTKEGAIAGPRLLEHMVDCVLYFEGERHHSYRLLRAVKNRFGSTNEIGIFEMGEDGLREVANPSELFLSERPLGVSGSTVVASMEGTRPILVELQALVAPTHFPSPRRMSTGYDHNRMALIIAVLEKRIGLFLQTQDAYLNAAGGVRLDEPAVDLAAAVALASSFKDAPTKPDDIIFGEVGLTGEVRAVSRAEQRVKEAQKLGFKRVIMPEKSLKGWKPPDDIKIVGVTTVAEALRAALE; this is encoded by the coding sequence GTGGCCAAAATAAAAGTTAAGTTCGCCTGCACCGGATGTGGCACGGAATCGCCCAAGTGGCTGGGCAAATGCCCTGGATGCGGTGAATGGAACACGATGGTGGAAGAAAAGGAAGCGGTTGTAAAGACGGCTGGGGTCGGTTTATCCTCCTCAATGTCTCGCATGACGAAAGAAAAGCCGCGTTCCATCATAGATATTAATACAGGACAGGAGCCTCGCATCGAGAGCAGCATCGGCGAGCTTAATCGTGTGCTTGGCGGCGGAGTCGTCCCGGGCTCACTCATTCTCGTCGGTGGAGACCCCGGTATCGGTAAGTCGACGCTGCTGCTGCAAACCTCCCATGCCCTGGCTGCGGCCGGGCTTAAGGTACTGTATATTTCGGGCGAGGAATCCGTACGTCAGACCAAATTGCGGGCGGATCGTTTGGGAGCGCTCACGGAATTGCTTTATGTACTGTGCGAAACGAATATGGAGCATATTAATGATGCCATAGATTCGTTAAAGCCGGATTTCCTGGTCATCGACTCTATCCAAACCGTATATGATCCCAGCGTCCAGTCGGCTCCAGGCAGCGTCGCACAGGTGCGGGAATGCACATCGCATTTCATGCGCCAGGCCAAAATCAACGGAATCGCCACTGTACTCGTCGGTCATGTGACGAAGGAGGGCGCGATTGCCGGTCCCCGTCTGCTGGAGCATATGGTGGACTGCGTCCTTTACTTCGAGGGGGAGCGACATCATTCCTACCGGCTGCTGCGGGCGGTCAAAAACCGCTTTGGCTCCACCAATGAGATCGGCATCTTCGAAATGGGCGAGGACGGACTGCGCGAAGTAGCCAATCCCTCCGAGCTGTTCCTGTCGGAACGGCCGCTCGGCGTCTCGGGCTCAACGGTCGTAGCCAGCATGGAAGGGACGCGTCCTATACTGGTTGAGCTGCAGGCGCTCGTCGCTCCGACACATTTTCCGTCGCCGCGGCGCATGTCCACTGGTTATGATCATAATCGGATGGCTTTAATTATCGCCGTACTAGAAAAGCGGATCGGTCTATTCCTGCAGACGCAGGATGCATACTTGAATGCGGCGGGAGGCGTGCGGCTCGATGAGCCGGCCGTCGACCTGGCGGCAGCGGTTGCCCTTGCTTCCAGCTTTAAGGATGCGCCGACGAAGCCGGATGATATTATTTTTGGAGAGGTTGGCCTGACGGGAGAGGTACGCGCTGTATCGCGAGCGGAGCAGCGGGTCAAGGAAGCTCAGAAGCTGGGCTTCAAACGAGTCATCATGCCGGAGAAAAGTCTCAAAGGCTGGAAGCCGCCGGACGATATAAAGATCGTCGGCGTGACTACGGTAGCGGAAGCATTGCGCGCGGCGCTTGAATAG
- a CDS encoding DNA-binding response regulator, OmpR family, contains REC and winged-helix (wHTH) domain, with amino-acid sequence MVDDEAEIIKLISLYLKQENFRLLTAATGTEALELIDREPVDLVVLDIMMPGMNGIEVCMAIRERKQMPIIFLSAKSEEIDKIHGLSVGADDYVVKPFSPLELVARIKSQLRRYASYQAPADDASSSNGNGEVLKHDGITMSLLTHQVTVEDNEVRLTPREFSILELLMRSPGRVYSMEQLYESVWQETFFESGNTVMVHIRKLREKIEQNPREPRYIKTVWGVGYKMEKR; translated from the coding sequence ATGGTCGACGACGAAGCCGAGATCATTAAGCTCATAAGCCTTTACCTGAAACAGGAAAACTTCCGCCTGCTGACCGCAGCGACGGGGACAGAAGCGCTGGAACTAATCGACCGTGAACCGGTCGATCTTGTGGTGCTGGACATCATGATGCCCGGCATGAACGGCATCGAAGTATGCATGGCGATCCGCGAGCGGAAGCAAATGCCGATTATTTTTCTATCCGCCAAAAGTGAGGAAATCGATAAAATTCACGGCCTCAGCGTCGGGGCAGACGATTATGTGGTCAAGCCATTCAGTCCGCTGGAGCTGGTAGCGCGGATCAAAAGCCAATTGCGTCGTTATGCCTCTTACCAGGCGCCAGCTGACGATGCTTCCTCCTCTAATGGTAACGGCGAGGTATTAAAGCATGACGGGATCACGATGAGCTTGCTCACGCATCAGGTCACCGTAGAGGATAATGAAGTGCGCTTGACGCCGCGTGAATTCAGTATTTTGGAACTGTTAATGCGCAGCCCGGGACGGGTGTACAGCATGGAGCAACTGTATGAGAGCGTCTGGCAGGAAACGTTTTTCGAGTCTGGCAATACCGTCATGGTACATATCCGCAAGCTGCGTGAGAAGATCGAACAGAACCCACGGGAGCCTCGTTATATTAAGACGGTCTGGGGCGTCGGTTACAAAATGGAGAAACGTTAA
- a CDS encoding HAMP domain-containing protein — MMTRMLQSFLWKLLFRFVLSLAAIVPILWLGYTLSSLLLRYNPSRSFPLTPLLRFVIKYVGSGPVMVVTGALLFAGLFYWMSLRFLKRFDAITDGLKQIADGNLSHRIEDKSSDELGAVSRTINDMASQLQLAQQEERAAVQAKNDLITGVSHDLRTPLTSVLGFLEYIQKDRYRDELELRQYVDIAYDKSLVLRKLIDDLFEYTRVTGGGMPLQLERLDLNPFLRQLAEEFQPLLQEAGMKCTVHPSAGQLLVDADPELLLRVFENLMTNAIRYGASGGAMDIYLRESDANADSKEEADNPSSEQGNNNTDSALIREKSSSQTSRAVWAEIIFRNYGEPIPANHLPHLFERFYRVDASRSRQTGGSGLGLAIVKSILDLHNGMIEANSSKRKTEFIVRLPLGK, encoded by the coding sequence ATGATGACCCGAATGCTGCAATCGTTTCTTTGGAAGCTTTTATTTCGCTTTGTGCTCAGCCTGGCCGCTATCGTTCCGATTCTTTGGCTAGGTTACACCTTGTCCAGCTTGTTGCTCCGCTACAATCCGTCGCGCTCTTTTCCGCTTACTCCTCTGCTCCGATTTGTGATCAAATATGTCGGGTCTGGCCCAGTTATGGTCGTAACCGGCGCCTTGCTGTTTGCTGGACTGTTCTACTGGATGTCGCTCCGCTTCCTGAAGCGTTTCGACGCCATTACAGATGGACTGAAGCAGATTGCCGATGGCAATTTGAGTCATCGAATCGAGGACAAAAGCAGCGATGAACTTGGCGCGGTGTCCCGAACGATCAATGATATGGCTAGTCAACTGCAACTGGCTCAGCAGGAGGAACGGGCGGCCGTTCAAGCCAAAAACGACCTGATTACCGGCGTATCCCATGACTTGCGCACCCCGCTCACGTCAGTCCTTGGATTCCTCGAATATATTCAGAAGGACCGCTATCGCGATGAGCTGGAACTGCGACAATATGTCGATATTGCCTACGATAAGTCACTCGTATTGCGTAAGCTGATCGACGATCTGTTCGAGTACACTCGCGTCACGGGAGGCGGAATGCCATTACAGTTGGAACGGCTGGATTTGAATCCTTTTCTCCGTCAGCTGGCGGAAGAGTTCCAACCTCTGCTCCAGGAGGCCGGCATGAAATGCACCGTCCATCCTTCGGCAGGCCAACTGCTCGTTGATGCCGATCCAGAGCTGCTGCTGCGCGTATTCGAGAACTTGATGACCAATGCGATTCGATATGGAGCTTCGGGGGGCGCGATGGATATCTATTTGCGGGAAAGCGATGCCAACGCGGACTCAAAGGAAGAAGCCGATAACCCCAGTTCAGAGCAAGGGAACAATAACACCGATTCGGCTTTGATTAGGGAGAAAAGTAGTTCGCAAACATCCCGCGCTGTATGGGCTGAGATCATTTTTCGCAACTATGGAGAACCGATCCCGGCGAACCATCTGCCCCATCTGTTCGAGCGCTTCTACCGTGTGGACGCCTCGCGCTCACGTCAGACGGGCGGCAGCGGACTTGGTCTTGCCATCGTCAAAAGCATCCTCGATCTGCATAACGGCATGATCGAAGCCAATAGCTCTAAGCGCAAGACGGAGTTCATCGTTCGCTTACCATTGGGAAAATAG